The following nucleotide sequence is from Longimicrobiales bacterium.
CAGCTGGCCGCGCCGACGAACGTGGTGAGAGCGACGCGGGGATCGACGCCTCTTATGTCGCCGCTGTAGAGTGTCCCGGCCTGGACCTCGGCATTGGCGGAGCCGCCGAGTGCGGAGCCCATCTGGACGGCGACGCGGTCGAGCTCCACGCGGCTGGTGTCGAGCGCTGCGTCGGCAATGGCGAGACGTGTAGCGGCGATGGAGAAGTGGCAGAAACGATCGAGTCGGCGTGCGAGTTTCGTGTCCATGTAGTCGCCCGGCTCGAAGCCGTCCACCTCGGCCGCGATCTGGGAGCGCCATACGCTCGCATCGAAGCGGGTGATGCGACGGACGGGGGAGCGCTCGCGGCGCAGCCCCTCCCAGAAGTCATCGGCACCAGTGCCGACGGCGGTAATCGGACCGATACCGGTGACTGCGACGCGGTGGCGATCGCGCTGGGAATCGGCGGTGTTCGCGTTCTCATGCATCGTGAGTCTCCGGTGTTGCGTGCGTGTGGCCTGACGTGCTGTACCTGCGTTCCGACTCGCGGGCGACGCCGGCGAGTGTGCGTGCGGCGATGAAGCTGACGAAGTGGGGTCCGATCACGCGTTTCCATGCGAAGCCGCCGATCATGGGCCAGCGGGGGCCGTCCCATGCGTGGGTGATGCGGACATGGGTGCCGTCAGCGTGCGGCTGAAAGGACCATTTCACGTCCATGCGGCGAGTGACGCCGTCGACGTGCACGAAATAGATGGCGGGCTCGGCGGGAGCGACCCGCATGTCGGACAGCCACCAGGTCGGGTAGCGGAGCGGACCGGCGAAGTCGCGCCAGGCGGACATCTCGACGCGGCCGTTACCGTCCGCATCGCGCTGGTGATAACGGACGAGTCGATAGTGCGGCAGAATGTCCGGCCAGCGCTCGACGTCGGCCGCGACGCGGTAGCAGAGATCGGGTGGGGCCGAGATGATGCGTTCGTCCACGATGGTCATACAGTGTTCTCCGGGATAGCGGTGGGGAGGAGCAGGCCGGACAGGGTTCGGGGCGAGAACAGGGATCGCACCGGCGCCACATCGCCGGTGACGGAAATGATGGCCCGGGCAAACTCGGGAGCGCGGCGGATGCGTGCGATGGCACGGTTGGCGGTCGCCGGGCGGCGCAGCACATGGTCGATGCCGCGCTGTACGAAGCGTGCGCCACGCAGCAGCCGGGAGCGCGCCCGGCTGTACCCGGTGAATGAGGCAGCACGCAGATCGCCGCTGTCGAGGGCTGAGAGAATGGCAGGGGCGAGTAGCTCGGCGCACGTGAGGGCCTGATAAACGCCCTGACCGGTGAACGGGTCGTAATAGCCCGCAGCATCGCCGATGAGCACCGCGCCGTCGAATGCGACCCGGCGACCGGGCCGGTCGAACGGTCCGCTCGCCAGCCATGAGGCGTCACGGAGCGCGGAGCGGCGGACGCGGCCGCGCAGCAGCGGCAGAGACTGGAACGCGTCGTACGCGAGCACGCGTGCATCGGCCGCAGCGGACCTGCCGAAGCGCGGCGCATCGGCAACGAGCGTGAGGTTGCATCTGCCGTGACTGTCGACGGGAGCGACACCGGCGCACACGCCCCGGCCGACGTGCATCTCGCCCGCAGCACGCACACCGTCCACAGGTACGTGAAACGTGAGCGACAGCTTGCGCAGTGCACCGGGCGCAGCGCGCGCATCGAGTCGCGTTGCGACCACCGACCGCAGTCCATCCGCGCCCACGGTCAGGCGTGCGCGAATGGAGCCGGTGCGCGTGCGCACACCGCACACCCGTCCCCGCGCATCGTACTGGAGGTCGGTGACGGACTCCTGCTCGAAGCGGGCGCCAGCAGCGAGCGCGGCCTCGACCAGGAGCGCATCGAAGATGGCACGCTCGACGGACAGGGCGCAGCTCGCGAAGTCGTCAGCGTTGCTGCTCTCGCGGGACCTCGTGCGTGAGCTGCGCGGATCAATACGAGCAGCACCTGCCGCACCGAAATGCGCATCGAACGCCGCGCCATCGGGCGCAACGATGCGCCAGCCCCTGAGCCGGGCATGCGGCGATTCGAGCAGCCGGTCGAGGAGACCGGTACGGCGCAGGAGTGCGGTTGCGCCCAGGCTCAGACAGTCACCGCATGCCTTGGCGCGTGGGAATGCCGCGCGGTCGAGCAGCAGCACGTCCACCCCCGAGCGGGCCAGCAGCAGCGCCGTCAGGGCGCCGGCCGGGCCGGCCCCCACGATGATGACGTCGACAGGACGGCGCGTCACGTTGTGTCCTTCTCCCGGATCGTGGAAATTGCCGGGCGATGAAGATCTATTACGCGGACCATTTCGTGTTGCCGCTGCCCACGGGCCACCGCTTCCCGATGCAGAAGTACGCGCTGCTGCGGGAGCGCGTCGCGGCTCGGCTGCCTGGCGCCGAGCTGCTGGTGCCGGAGGCGGCGACCAACGACGAGCTGCTGCGGGTTCATACCGCCGACTATCTGCATCGTGTCGTTACCGGCACGCTGGACCCGCCCGAGGTCCGGCGCATCGGCTTCCCCTGGTCCGCTGCGATGGTCGAGCGTTCGCGCAGATCGGTCGGGGCGACGATTGCAGCTTCCCGGGCCGCCCTCATCGATGGCGCCGGCGCCAACCTCGCCGGCGGAACGCACCACGCCTTCAGCGACCACGGCGAGGGGTTCTGTGTGTTCAACGATGTGGCTGTAGCCTTCCGGGCCATGCAAGCGGAAGGCCGCGCCCGTCGCTGCGCCATTGTCGATTGCGACGTCCATCAGGGAAACGGCACGGCGTCCATCCTGAATGGCGATGACACTGCGTTCACATTCTCGGTCCACGGTGCCAACAACTTCCCGTTCCGCAAAGTGAACGGCAGCCTCGACATCGCCCTGCCGGACGGTGCGGCGGACGACGAGTATCTCGCTGCCGTACGACGGGGTGTGAACGCTGCCATGGAGGCCGCCCCGGACATCGTCTATTACGTCGCCGGCGCCGATCCGTACGAGGGCGACAGGCTGGGCCGGCTGAGTGTGTCCATGGCGGGGCTGCGAGGGCGGGACCGGATCGTGACGGCCGCGTGCCGGACGAGCGGCGTTCCGCTCGTGCTGGTCATGGGTGGCGGGTACTGCGGCGTGGTGGAGGAAACGGTGGCGATCCACGCCGGATCGGTGATGGAGGTGTCGCGACTGGTTCCACGACCATGATCAGCCGATGGAAGAAATGCCTCTGTACCCACCCCACCTTAAGACCGGCGGCCCCGGCCAAGTCCGCGAGCTCCGTCTTCGTGAACGCCCGCATGACGGACAGCGGTCCATCGTGGCGGGTGAGGCGGTTGCCGCGCCAGCGGGTGCGGGCGAGGAGCCATGCGCCGGCCAGGTTCGGCAGGCAGCGCTCCAGCTCGTTCACGACGACGGCGCGGCGAGCGCAGCGAGCGGCTTCGCGGAGCGCGCGGATCTGATCGTCGCGCTCGAAGTGGTGCAGCGTGAGCGAGAGCAGCACGAAGTCGAACGACGCGGTGTCGTATGGCAGCTGGAGTGCGTTCGCGGCCCCGACGCGAATGGAATCGACCGCACGCGTGCGCTGGGCGGCGATGTCGCGCATCTGCGGGTGGATGTCCGTGGCGATGACTTGAATGGCCAGTGATCGGCGCCGTGCCCAGCTGTCGATGGCGAGCGGTATGTCTGCGGAGCCGGTGCCGATGTCGAGAATGTCGACGTTCCGGGCAGCAGGCGTGAGCCGCTCCAGTGTGCGCAGTATGGCGCGCGTGCCGCCCAGGAGGCGGTTGACCTCGGCGACCTGGTCGAGGCTCTGCTCCAGCTCGGCGCGGTCGTGGTGCGGCGCGTCGAGCAGTTCGGTGGCGTGCTCGAGACGCCGCCGCATCAGTGTGCTTCGAGCGCTTCGGCCATGCGCCGCGCACTCGCGGCGACGCGGTCGCGCAGCCGGTCGGGATCGAGCGTCAGGAAGCGGCCGTCGCGAAACAGCACCTGGCCGCGGACGGCGGTCAGGATGACATCGCTGCCGCGGGTGCTGAGCAGCAGTGCGGCGGCAGGGTCGTGGACGGGATGGCTGTGCGGTGCATCGATGCGTACGGCGCAGAGGTCCGCGTCCTTGCCGGTCTCGAGCGAGCCGACGCGCCCCTCGAGGCCGAGTGCGCGTGCCCCCTCGAGAGTCAGCATGCGCAGGAGCTCCGTCGCGGTGAGTGCGCCGGCGGAGCGGAGACGTGCGCGTTGCATCAGCTGCGCGACGCGGGCTTCCTCCAGCAGATCGATACGGTTGTTGCTGGCAACGGAATCGCTGCCGATGCCGATCGTCACGCCGGCCGCTGCCAGCTCGACGACCGGTGCAATGCCGTGTCCGAGCCGGGCGTTCGCGACCGGGCAGTGAGCGACGACGGCTCCTGCATCGGCAATGCGACGTATATCGTCGTCGTCCACGCGGACGCAGTGGATGAGGAGCGGTTGTGTGGCCAGGATGCCGGTCTCCTCGAGCAGCGCGATCGGCGATTCGGCACGCGGCGGTGTGTCGATGCCGCGCGTACGGAGTCCCGCCGCGAACGGGCCATCGCCGTCGATGACGAGCTGTGATTCGACTTCACTCTCGGCCGCGTGCACGGCCACGGGCAGACGCTCCGCCGTTGCGTAGGACGCTACCAGTCGAAAGAGCTGATCGGAGACCGTGTAGGGGGCGTGGGGCGAGACACCGACGTGCACCAGGTCGGTCGCACTGCGCCGCATCGTCTCGACCTTCTGCAGCAGGTCCTGGAGCGCCGGCTGCGCCTGGCGCGGGGCCGGGCCGAACACCTCCCGATACACGATGCCGCGCAGGCCGGCCTCGCGCATGGCGTCGAGGGCTGCTCCCGAGTCCTCCGTGCCGGCGAGCGTCGTCACGCCTGCGGATATGGCCTCGACACACGTCCAGCGCGCCGCCGCGCCCAGATCTCCCTCCTCCGCGCTTGCGCCCTCCTTCGCCCGGCGGAGTCTCGGGATCCACTGATGGAACGGCAGGTCCTCCAGCAGACCGCGCATGCCCGCCAGCTCCGGGTGTGAATGTACGTTCACCAGCCCCGGCAGCAGGATCGCGGCGCCGAGGTCGATGACGGCGACGTCCTCACCGATGTGAAAGTCCGGTCGCGCCCCCACCGCGGCGATCTGACCATGCTCATCGAC
It contains:
- a CDS encoding SRPBCC family protein, which codes for MTIVDERIISAPPDLCYRVAADVERWPDILPHYRLVRYHQRDADGNGRVEMSAWRDFAGPLRYPTWWLSDMRVAPAEPAIYFVHVDGVTRRMDVKWSFQPHADGTHVRITHAWDGPRWPMIGGFAWKRVIGPHFVSFIAARTLAGVARESERRYSTSGHTHATPETHDA
- a CDS encoding FAD-dependent oxidoreductase, yielding MTRRPVDVIIVGAGPAGALTALLLARSGVDVLLLDRAAFPRAKACGDCLSLGATALLRRTGLLDRLLESPHARLRGWRIVAPDGAAFDAHFGAAGAARIDPRSSRTRSRESSNADDFASCALSVERAIFDALLVEAALAAGARFEQESVTDLQYDARGRVCGVRTRTGSIRARLTVGADGLRSVVATRLDARAAPGALRKLSLTFHVPVDGVRAAGEMHVGRGVCAGVAPVDSHGRCNLTLVADAPRFGRSAAADARVLAYDAFQSLPLLRGRVRRSALRDASWLASGPFDRPGRRVAFDGAVLIGDAAGYYDPFTGQGVYQALTCAELLAPAILSALDSGDLRAASFTGYSRARSRLLRGARFVQRGIDHVLRRPATANRAIARIRRAPEFARAIISVTGDVAPVRSLFSPRTLSGLLLPTAIPENTV
- a CDS encoding histone deacetylase yields the protein MKIYYADHFVLPLPTGHRFPMQKYALLRERVAARLPGAELLVPEAATNDELLRVHTADYLHRVVTGTLDPPEVRRIGFPWSAAMVERSRRSVGATIAASRAALIDGAGANLAGGTHHAFSDHGEGFCVFNDVAVAFRAMQAEGRARRCAIVDCDVHQGNGTASILNGDDTAFTFSVHGANNFPFRKVNGSLDIALPDGAADDEYLAAVRRGVNAAMEAAPDIVYYVAGADPYEGDRLGRLSVSMAGLRGRDRIVTAACRTSGVPLVLVMGGGYCGVVEETVAIHAGSVMEVSRLVPRP
- a CDS encoding methyltransferase domain-containing protein; its protein translation is MRRRLEHATELLDAPHHDRAELEQSLDQVAEVNRLLGGTRAILRTLERLTPAARNVDILDIGTGSADIPLAIDSWARRRSLAIQVIATDIHPQMRDIAAQRTRAVDSIRVGAANALQLPYDTASFDFVLLSLTLHHFERDDQIRALREAARCARRAVVVNELERCLPNLAGAWLLARTRWRGNRLTRHDGPLSVMRAFTKTELADLAGAAGLKVGWVQRHFFHRLIMVVEPVATPPSPIRRGSPPFPPPRRSTRHP
- a CDS encoding amidohydrolase family protein — protein: MRPTLYAAEWLLPVTSEPVRDGAVLVDEHGQIAAVGARPDFHIGEDVAVIDLGAAILLPGLVNVHSHPELAGMRGLLEDLPFHQWIPRLRRAKEGASAEEGDLGAAARWTCVEAISAGVTTLAGTEDSGAALDAMREAGLRGIVYREVFGPAPRQAQPALQDLLQKVETMRRSATDLVHVGVSPHAPYTVSDQLFRLVASYATAERLPVAVHAAESEVESQLVIDGDGPFAAGLRTRGIDTPPRAESPIALLEETGILATQPLLIHCVRVDDDDIRRIADAGAVVAHCPVANARLGHGIAPVVELAAAGVTIGIGSDSVASNNRIDLLEEARVAQLMQRARLRSAGALTATELLRMLTLEGARALGLEGRVGSLETGKDADLCAVRIDAPHSHPVHDPAAALLLSTRGSDVILTAVRGQVLFRDGRFLTLDPDRLRDRVAASARRMAEALEAH